CGGCGAGCTCGATATGGCCCATGCGGTCGCGACGGACCCGCGCGAGGGTGACCTCGACGCCGCACTTCTCGCAGATCACGCCCTTGTACTTCATGCGCTTGTACTTGCCGCACAAGCACTCGTAATCCTTGATCGGCCCGAAGATTCGGGCACAGAACAAGCCGTCACGCTCGGGCTTGAACGTGCGATAGTTGATGGTCTCGGGCTTCTTGATCTCGCCGTAGGACCAGGACAGGATCTTCTCAGGCGACGAGATCGAGATCTTGATCTGGTCGAAGCTCTGAGGCTGAGCCTGCTGGTTGAAAAGATTCATGACCTCTTGGTTCATGATCTGCTCCTTGGCTGACGGGGCGCCGCGAAGGGCCGGGCGAAGGGCCTGGGAATTCGGGCCGCCGTCGGATGAAACGGGTTTCGGCGGCCGGGGCCCTCGCTCTGAGGGCCCCGCCGCCGTCGTCAGGTTGGGATCGGGTCGCGCTTACTCGGCCGCCTCGGGAGGCGCCTCGAGCTGGTCGTTGGCCGCGCGCTTGGAGGACAGGAGCTCGACGTTGAGGCCGAGCGACCGCATCTCCTTCACCAGCACGTTGAAGCTCTCCGGAATGCCCGCCTCGAAGGTGTCGTCGCCGCGCACGATGGCCTCGTAGACCTTGGTGCGGCCGGCGACGTCGTCGGACTTCACCGTCAGCATCTCCTGCAGCGTGTAGGCGGCGCCGTAGGCCTCGAGCGCCCACACCTCCATCTCGCCGAAGCGCTGGCCGCCGAACTGCGCCTTGCCGCCCAGGGGCTGCTGGGTGACGAGCGAGTACGGACCGATCGAGCGCGCGTGGATCTTGTCGTCCACCAGGTGGTGCAGCTTCAGCATGTAGATGTAGCCGACCGTGACCTTGCGGTCGAAGGGTTCGCCGGTGCGCCCGTCATAGAGCGTCGACTGGCCCGACCGGTCGAGACCGGCCATCTCCAGCATGGTCTCGATGTCGGCTTCCTTGGCGCCGTTGAACACCGGGGTGGCCATCGGGACGCCGCGGCGCAGGTTGTTCCCGACCTCGGCGAGATCCTGGTCGGTCAGGCCGGCCAGCTCGGACTCGCTGTAGATCGCCTTCATCCGCTCGCGCAGGGGCTCGATGTCGTGGGTGCGCAGGTACGCATCCACGGCCTGCGAGACCTGACGGCCGAGGCCCGCGGCGGCCCAGCCCAGATGGGTTTCGAGGATCTGCCCGACATTCATCCGGCTCGGCACGCCGAGCGGGTTGAGCACGATGTCGGCGTGGGTGCCGTCCTCCAGGAACGGCATGTCCTCGATCGGGACGATGCGCGACACGACGCCCTTGTTGCCGTGCCGGCCCGCCATCTTGTCGCCGGGCTGGATCTTGCGCTTCACCGCCACGAAGACCTTGACCATCTTCATGACGCCGGGGGGCAGCTCGTCGCCGCGCTGCAGCTTCTCGACCTTGTCGAGGAAGCGCTGCTCGAGGCGCTTCTTCGACTCGTCGTACTGCTTCTGCATCGCCTCCATCTCGGTCATGAGACGGTCTTCGACGACGGCGAACTGCCACCATTGCGAGCGGGGATAATCCGCCAGCAGCTCGCGGGTCAGCAGGGTCTCCTTCTTGAAGCCCTTCGGGCCTGCGACCGGCGACTGGCCGACCAGGAGATCGCCGAGACGCGCATAGGTGTTGCGGTCGAGGATCGCCTGCTCGTCGTCGCGGTCCTTGGCGAGGCGCTCGATCTCCTCGCGCTCGATGGCCTGGGCGCGCTCGTCCTTGTCGACGCCGTGGCGGTTGAACACCCGGACCTCGACGATCGTGCCGGTGACGCCCGGCGGCACCCGCAAGCTGGTGTCGCGCACGTCCGAGGCCTTCTCGCCGAAGATGGCGCGGAGGAGCTTCTCCTCCGGCGTCATCGGGCTCTCGCCCTTCGGGGTGATCTTGCCGACCAGGATGTCGCCCGCGTGGACCTCGGCGCCGATATAGACGATGCCGGCCTCGTCGAGGTTCTTGAGCGCCTCTTCCGAGACGTTCGGGATGTCGCGGGTGATCTCTTCCGGACCCAGCTTGGTGTCGCGGGCCATCACCTCGAATTCCTCGATGTGGATCGAGGTGAACACGTCATCCTTCACGATCCGCTCGGAGAGCAGGATCGAGTCCTCGAAGTTGTAGCCGTTCCACGGCATGAACGCGACGAGCACGTTGCGGCCGAGCGCCAGCTCGCCGAACTCGGTCGAGGGACCGTCGGCGATGATGTCGCCCTTCTTCACCACGTCGCCGACGCGCACGAGCGGCTTCTGGGTGATGCAGGTCGACTGGTTCGAGCGCTGGAACTTCTGCAGCCGGTAGATGTCGACGCCGGGCTTCGAGGCGTCGGCCTCGTCGGTGGCGCGGATGACGATACGGGTCGCGTCGACCTGATCGATGACGCCGGCGCGCCGGGCGCCGATGGCGGCCCCCGAATCGCGCGCGACCACCGCCTCCATGCCGGTGCCGACGAAGGGCGCGTCGGCGCGGACCAGCGGCACCGCCTGGCGCTGCATGTTCGATCCCATCAGCGCGCGGTTGGCGTCGTCGTTCTCGAGGAACGGGATCAGCGCCGCGGCGACCGACACGAGCTGCTTGGGGCTCACGTCCATCAGGTCGACCCGCTCGGGGCCGACGACGATCACCTCGCCCGCCCGCCGGC
This sequence is a window from Methylobacterium sp. SyP6R. Protein-coding genes within it:
- the rpoB gene encoding DNA-directed RNA polymerase subunit beta encodes the protein MANTLVGRKRIRKFFGKIREVAEMPNLIEVQKASYDQFLMVDEPEGGRADEGLQSVFKSVFPISDFSSTALLEFVKYTFEQPKYDVDECRQRGITFAAPLKVTLRLIVFDVDPDTGAKSVKDIKEQDVYMGDMPLMTENGTFIVNGTERVIVSQMHRSPGVFFDHDKGKTHSSGKLLFAARIIPYRGSWLDVEFDAKDIVHARIDRKRKIPVTSLLFALGLDGEEILSTFYNRVTYVRDGHDWRVPYDAERLKGFKASADLIDADSGEVVLEAGKKLTARNARQIAEKGVKALRATDEDLIGQYIAEDMVNYKTGEIYAEAGDEISEKVLKGLTDVGIEEIPVLDIDHVNIGPYIRNTLAVDKNSAREGALFDIYRVMRPGEPPTLETAEAMFHSLFFDAERYDLSAVGRVKMNMRLDLDAADTVRTLRREDMLAVVKALVDLRDGKGEIDDIDHLGNRRVRSVGELMENQYRLGLLRMERAIKERMSSVDIDTVMPQDLINAKPAAAAVREFFGSSQLSQFMDQTNPLSEVTHKRRLSALGPGGLTRERAGFEVRDVHPTHYGRICPIETPEGPNIGLINSLATFARVNKYGFIETPFRRVRDGVVTDEVAYLSAMEEAKYHVAQANAQMDENRKLTEDLVVCRRAGEVIVVGPERVDLMDVSPKQLVSVAAALIPFLENDDANRALMGSNMQRQAVPLVRADAPFVGTGMEAVVARDSGAAIGARRAGVIDQVDATRIVIRATDEADASKPGVDIYRLQKFQRSNQSTCITQKPLVRVGDVVKKGDIIADGPSTEFGELALGRNVLVAFMPWNGYNFEDSILLSERIVKDDVFTSIHIEEFEVMARDTKLGPEEITRDIPNVSEEALKNLDEAGIVYIGAEVHAGDILVGKITPKGESPMTPEEKLLRAIFGEKASDVRDTSLRVPPGVTGTIVEVRVFNRHGVDKDERAQAIEREEIERLAKDRDDEQAILDRNTYARLGDLLVGQSPVAGPKGFKKETLLTRELLADYPRSQWWQFAVVEDRLMTEMEAMQKQYDESKKRLEQRFLDKVEKLQRGDELPPGVMKMVKVFVAVKRKIQPGDKMAGRHGNKGVVSRIVPIEDMPFLEDGTHADIVLNPLGVPSRMNVGQILETHLGWAAAGLGRQVSQAVDAYLRTHDIEPLRERMKAIYSESELAGLTDQDLAEVGNNLRRGVPMATPVFNGAKEADIETMLEMAGLDRSGQSTLYDGRTGEPFDRKVTVGYIYMLKLHHLVDDKIHARSIGPYSLVTQQPLGGKAQFGGQRFGEMEVWALEAYGAAYTLQEMLTVKSDDVAGRTKVYEAIVRGDDTFEAGIPESFNVLVKEMRSLGLNVELLSSKRAANDQLEAPPEAAE